Proteins encoded by one window of Leishmania infantum JPCM5 genome chromosome 32:
- a CDS encoding putative ribosomal protein L3: MSHCKFEHPRHGHLGFLPRKRSRQIRGRARAFPKDDATQKPHLTSFMVFKAGMTHIVRDVDRPGSKVNKKEVVEPVTILEAPPMVIVGIVGYRQTPVGLKTIGTVWAHHTSVEFRRRYYKNWKQSAQLAFSRQKQFANTKEGKVAEARTLNAFAKKASVIRVIAHTQLRKLRNHRVGVKKAHVQEIQVNGGSVAAKIALAKSLLEKEVRVDSVFQQSEACDVCSVTKGHGTEGVVKRWGVACLPRKTHRGLRKVACIGAWHPARVMYTVARAGQHGYHHRTQLNKKIYQIGRSVAVEPNQATTTYDLTAKTITPMGGFVGYGTVRNDYVMLKGSVSGPRRRVMTLRRPMAPQTSRHLKEKIVLKFIDTSSKIGHGRFQTKKEKNQWFGPLKKDRIRREERLRKERAARAVERKAKVAKK, encoded by the coding sequence ATGTCTCACTGCAAGTTCGAGCACCCCCGCCACGGCCATCTCGGCTTCCTGCCGCGCAAGCGCTCGCGCCAGATCcgcggccgcgcgcgcgcgttccCCAAGGACGACGCGACGCAGAAGCCCCACCTGACGAGTTTCATGGTGTTCAAGGCCGGCATGACGCACATTGTGCGTGATGTCGATCGCCCTGGATCGAAGGTGAACaagaaggaggtggtggagccGGTGACGATTCTggaggcgccgccgatggTGATTGTCGGCATTGTGGGCTACCGCCAAACGCCGGTCGGCCTGAAGACGATCGGCACCGTGTGGGCGCACCACACGAGCGTCGAgttccgccgccgctactaCAAGAACTGGAAGCAGTCTGCGCAACTGGCCTTCTCCCGCCAGAAGCAGTTTGCGAACACGAAGGAGGGCAAGGTCgccgaggcgcgcacgctgaaCGCGTTCGCGAAGAAGGCGTCCGTCATCCGCGTgatcgcgcacacgcagctgcgcaagcttCGCAACCACCGCGTGGGCGTGAAGAaggcgcacgtgcaggaGATCCAGgtcaacggcggcagcgttgcgGCGAAGATCGCGCTGGCCAAGTCcctgctggagaaggaggtgcgcgtgGACTCCGTGTTCCAGCAGTCGGAGGCGTGCGACGTGTGCTCCGTGACGAAAGGCCACGGTACGGAGGGCGTGGTGAAGCGCTGGGGCGTTGCCTGCCTGCCACGCAAGACGCACCGCGGTCTGCGCAAGGTTGCGTGCATCGGCGCGTGGCACCCTGCCCGCGTCATGTACACTGTCGCGCGCGCCGGTCAGCACGGttaccaccaccgcacgcaGCTGAACAAGAAGATCTACCAGATCGGCCGCTCCGTTGCTGTGGAACCGAACCAGGCGACGACGACCTACGATCTGACGGCCAAGACGATCACACCCATGGGTGGCTTCGTCGGCTACGGCACGGTGCGCAACGACTACGTGATGCTGAAGGGCTCCGTGTCTGGTCCGCGCCGCCGTGTGATGACGCTCCGCCGCCCGATGGCACCGCAGACGTCGCGCCACCTGAAGGAGAAGATCGTGCTGAAGTTCATCGACACTAGCTCGAAGATTGGCCACGGCCGCTTCCAGacgaagaaggagaagaaCCAGTGGTTCGGCCCGCTCAAGAAGGACCGCATCCGCCGCgaggagcgcctgcgcaaGGAGCGCGCTGCCCGCGCCGTGGAGCGCAAGGCAAAGGTCGCGAAGAAGTAA
- a CDS encoding putative ribosomal protein L3, whose product MSHCKFEHPRHGHLGFLPRKRSRQIRGRARAFPKDDATQKPHLTSFMVFKAGMTHIVRDVDRPGSKVNKKEVVEPVTILEAPPMVIVGIVGYRQTPVGLKTIGTVWAHHTSVEFRRRYYKNWKQSAQLAFSRQKQFANTKEGKVAEARTLNAFAKKASVIRVIAHTQLRKLRNHRVGVKKAHVQEIQINGGNVAAKIALAKSLLEKEVRVDSVFQQSEACDVCSVTKGHGTEGVVKRWGVACLPRKTHRGLRKVACIGAWHPARVMYTVARAGQHGYHHRTQLNKKIYQIGRSVAVEPNQATTTYDLTAKTITPMGGFVGYGTVRNDYVMLKGSVSGPRRRVMTLRRPMAPQTSRHLKEKIVLKFIDTSSKIGHGRFQTKKEKNQWFGPLKKDRIRREERLRKERAARAVERKAKVAKK is encoded by the coding sequence ATGTCTCACTGCAAGTTCGAGCACCCCCGCCACGGCCATCTCGGCTTCCTGCCGCGCAAGCGCTCGCGCCAGATCcgcggccgcgcgcgcgcgttccCCAAGGACGACGCGACGCAGAAGCCCCACCTGACGAGTTTCATGGTGTTCAAGGCCGGCATGACGCACATTGTGCGTGATGTCGATCGCCCTGGATCGAAGGTGAACaagaaggaggtggtggagccGGTGACGATTCTggaggcgccgccgatggTGATTGTCGGCATTGTGGGCTACCGCCAAACGCCGGTCGGCCTGAAGACGATCGGCACCGTGTGGGCGCACCACACGAGCGTGGAgttccgccgccgctactaCAAGAACTGGAAGCAGTCCGCGCAACTGGCCTTCTCCCGCCAGAAGCAGTTCGCGAACACGAAGGAGGGCAAGGTCgccgaggcgcgcacgctgaaCGCGTTCGCGAAGAAGGCGTCCGTCATCCGCGTgatcgcgcacacgcagctgcgcaagcttCGCAACCACCGCGTGGGCGTGAAGAAGGCGCATGTGCAGGAGATCCAGATCAACGGCGGTAACGTTGCGGCGAAGATCGCGCTGGCCAAGTCcttgctggagaaggaggtgcgcgtgGACTCCGTGTTCCAGCAGTCGGAGGCGTGCGACGTGTGCTCCGTGACGAAAGGCCACGGTACGGAGGGCGTGGTGAAGCGCTGGGGCGTTGCCTGCCTGCCACGCAAGACGCACCGCGGTCTGCGCAAGGTTGCGTGCATCGGCGCGTGGCACCCTGCCCGCGTCATGTACACTGTCGCGCGCGCCGGTCAGCACGGttaccaccaccgcacgcaGCTGAACAAGAAGATCTACCAGATCGGCCGCTCTGTTGCTGTGGAACCGAACCAGGCGACGACGACCTACGATCTGACGGCCAAGACGATCACACCCATGGGTGGCTTCGTCGGCTACGGCACGGTGCGCAACGACTACGTGATGCTGAAGGGCTCCGTGTCTggcccgcgccgccgtgtgATGACGCTCCGCCGCCCGATGGCACCGCAGACGTCGCGCCACCTGAAGGAGAAGATCGTGCTGAAGTTCATCGACACTAGCTCGAAGATTGGCCACGGCCGCTTCCAGacgaagaaggagaagaaCCAGTGGTTCGGCCCGCTCAAGAAGGACCGCATCCGCCGCgaggagcgcctgcgcaaGGAGCGCGCTGCCCGCGCCGTAGAGCGCAAGGCAAAGGTCGCGAAGAAGTAA